GCCTCCGCCGCAACCAACATCAAGAACCACTGCATCTGGACAGATAGAAACATGAGTTAAGCCCCATTCCGCAACCTTGTGGCTGTGATTCATTAACCTTACCATGGTGCGCCCGAAAAAACCCGTCGGTTTCCTACATTGATTCACATTCTTTCCATTTTTGCTAAACAACCTCTTTTAAGCGATAAGATTTTTCTACGGTATAGATGCGCACGCATTAAATGGGCAGTAGGCAAGTCGGTTTATCTATAATTTACCCTAAATAAACTAGAAAAACAGAACCATAAACTGGTACGTGTAAATGACGGAAGATAAAAACGAAATAAGAAAAATAGAAATGGCGAAGAACTTGTTTCATAAAGTTATCAACTTCGTCAGTCTAAACTTGATGATACTTCCTTTGCGTGGGAAAATGAGCTGCTCCACTGAGCTCAACATATGTCTTTTTCAGAGCCCGAACGATTAAACGTATCCTTTACGTATTTGACAGGCGTCATTCTATCAGAGCTAGGCTGAACAACTAACACTGGGATTTTGAACTCGCTGTAAGGCACGATTGGTTTGCTCCGAAGCAGTAGACTAATTGTTCCTTTCAATGTTATTTGAGTGCCTGCCTGAGGATCAGATTTAAGTAAATCGTTTAATTCCTGCGAATCGTTTAGTGCGTCATAAGATATTAACGTGTATGTTTTCAGTTTAATATTGCCAAAAATTGAGACCATAGTTTTGGCTATAGGTAGCAAAACACAGGTAAACCGGTTTGTATTTGTTTCATTGCATGTGAACTCTTTGTTGCTGAAATCCCACAAGCACCAGCATGCAAGGGCGTTCACTCCCTTAAACTCGTATGCTGCAGCATACGCTAACGGACCACCCATGCTTGCTCCACCAGCAACCAGTTTTCCTGAAAACCTGCTTCTTGCATAGCGCAAGGTATCGTAGATATTCTGTACATATATATTCCACTCAAAATCCCCTTTTATGCCTGCATTATAGCCGTATCCCTGCAAATCTGGCGCAACAATATTATAGCCCCTTTCTCTTAGCGGAACCAGAAAGGGCAGCAGAACCCTTGCGTACCCTGCGATCCCATGTGTGAAAACAACCGTTGGAGCCTCAGGGGTTCCAGTGTCATATACTTCGAGATGAATCTTTTTCTCATTTGATTCTATCCAGTCTTCAGTGACGTACTATGCCATTTTTCAATTAAATCCTTCCCGAACCATCGGTACATGCAATTTTTCCAGAAATCGCACTTTTCATATTTTACGGGTGTCTGCTTTTGCGTTCTTGCCTCATTAAATACCTGTCCTGATTTTCAACGTATGGCAATTTTTACCCCTTTAAAATACAAGATAGAGTTAAGATTCCCAAAAGTTTGAAAATCGAAAAAGGTACCCCAAAGATTTTTAATTTCTCTTTTTGAATAGAATGGTGGGGAAAAAGTTCCCTGTCTTTTGTAAATTGTGTTGACTACAAAATCGGTGATTCTTTTTTCTCCCTTAATATAAAAACAGCCTAAAACGCACCCGTTTGGCTTAACAACCCGAGCTATCTCCTTTAATGCGTTGTCTTTATCAGGAAAAGCATGATAGCCATTCATAGTTAACAAAACATTAACAACCTCAGACATTATCGGTAACTGTGCAACATCGCCACGGATATAGAGCACATCGTTTAAGCCGCTTTTTTCATATCTTTCTTTTGCCTTTTTAAGCATCCCCATTGAGTAATCAAGAGCGATAATTGAAGAAGTTTTAGCCAGTTCTTTGTATAGGTCAACGGTGAAGACTCCGGTGCCAACAGGAACATCCAAGATTATTCGACGACCCTCTTTTGGAAACAACGATAAAACGTTATTAGCATATTCGATGTCATGTATGCCCCAGACAACTTTGTTGTACAGTTTAGTAAGGAAGGTACTGTTAGTAAGGCCTGTATCATAGTATGAAGAGACAGAATCGTAGGTGTCTGGTACATATTGTCCATCTGAAACAAAATCAATAATCCCGTTAACAATGGGATAAAATATTTTCTCATCTATAGTTGTAACGGCGTTTTTTCCCAATCAATCAATAATCGTTGTCTTGTTCTGGGGCAAATAAGGAAATCAATAGTCACATCAATTAGCCCCTGTTTTCTTAGCAACCACAAATGCTAAAGGGATTTTATCCTTGAATATTTCATTTTGGATTATTTCATAATTGTTTGATTCTAGAAAACTATTGAATGATTGGGGTGACCATTTATGATACGCTCTAAAACCTATTAGCGACATAAAGAAAGATATGATTCTGGTTTTAACGCTGTTTCCGTGACAAAAAACACCTACAAGTAAGAATCCGTCTTTTTTGAGCACTCTATGTATCGACGCTAACGCTTTCTCTGGATGCAGCATTATATGTAACACGTTAGATACAATTACAACATCCACGGATGCTGACGTATAATCCAAGTTGTAGGCATCTTGAACCCTAAACTCAACATTGCTTATTAGAGATGCAGCCAATTTTTCTTTAGCAACATTTATCATTTCTTGTGAAATGTCACACGCGTACACTTTTCGACTTTTATGTGCAATTGCAAGGGCAATAGTTCCTGTTGCGGCTTCTAAAACATCCGTGGATGAATCAATAAAGCCCTCGATTCTTTTTATCATCAGTTCATAAGTGGCTGCCCTGTGTACCATGAATGGGTCATATTTTCTTGCGAATTTATCCCAAAAAGTACGCTCTTTATTCTGACGTTCAACATCCAATACCCGTCACTTCAATTGTTTTTGGCTTTCGCAATATTTCTTAAAGTCGTCAGTCCATTTTTTTATGAACATTGACCGCTCAGGATACAGTGTAATAAAGTCGAGGAAAAATGAAAACTGCAGAACCGTTTTGATCTGCAATTGGTGTTCGAGTATGTGAGAGTCTTTTAAGGCAATATCTTTTGGAACCAGCAATATTTCGAGAAATTTCCGGAAAGTTTCATGGCGCTTCTCTACAATTAGGGCTATTTCGGTTCCACTCTTGGTCAGCGTGACTCCGCCATATTTTTTGTAGTTGATGAACCCTTGTGTGTCTAGTTTTTTCATCATTTCGACAACTGTGGAGGAAGTGACGTTTAGTTCTCTTGCTATGTCTTTGATGCGAACAAACCCGTTTTCTGATATTTCTTCGTATATTGTTCTTAGGTAGTCTTCAGCTTTGCTTGAAACACCATATCCATTTTATATTCACCTAAACTTATTAGATTAATCTAACATATAAGCATCGCTGACGCCAGTTTCTGAATAATCGGTCTACGGATAACAGAGCCAAAAAGTACAACCACCCACTAAATGACCTGTGCGTGGTTACCTTAAAGCACGATGTCACCTAATTAAAGAAGAAATGAGATAATGCCTTGAATTCAGAGCAAAATGCTGTGACGGCCTTTTTCTTGCCTAAAAAGACGATGCCCGTATAGTTTAAGCGTGTAAACGGTTCTGGCTGGGTACGTATATAGTCAACCATGGCAGCGCCAATTAATGACACTCCCGGCTGCTTTTCTTATCCAATCAACTATTGGCATGCTTCACCTTTCGAGCAACTATTTTAAAAAAGACGAAAAACAACAATTTCCGTAGGAGCAGCCGTTTTTCTTCTTTCCAAAAATAAGCTTTTAAGTTGATAAAAGAATAAGACAAGCCGCACACACAAAATTTTCGTCTTCTTTCAATTAATTCCAGCACTTAACAAAAGAACAAAAACAGGTGGCAGTGCATTGTTGTTCTACTGACCAAACCAGAGCAATAATGATTATTAGAAAGATCAATCCCTACACAACTTA
This genomic interval from Candidatus Bathyarchaeota archaeon contains the following:
- a CDS encoding lysophospholipase, which encodes MHLEVYDTGTPEAPTVVFTHGIAGYARVLLPFLVPLRERGYNIVAPDLQGYGYNAGIKGDFEWNIYVQNIYDTLRYARSRFSGKLVAGGASMGGPLAYAAAYEFKGVNALACWCLWDFSNKEFTCNETNTNRFTCVLLPIAKTMVSIFGNIKLKTYTLISYDALNDSQELNDLLKSDPQAGTQITLKGTISLLLRSKPIVPYSEFKIPVLVVQPSSDRMTPVKYVKDTFNRSGSEKDIC
- a CDS encoding class I SAM-dependent methyltransferase, producing MGKNAVTTIDEKIFYPIVNGIIDFVSDGQYVPDTYDSVSSYYDTGLTNSTFLTKLYNKVVWGIHDIEYANNVLSLFPKEGRRIILDVPVGTGVFTVDLYKELAKTSSIIALDYSMGMLKKAKERYEKSGLNDVLYIRGDVAQLPIMSEVVNVLLTMNGYHAFPDKDNALKEIARVVKPNGCVLGCFYIKGEKRITDFVVNTIYKRQGTFSPPFYSKREIKNLWGTFFDFQTFGNLNSILYFKGVKIAIR
- a CDS encoding class I SAM-dependent methyltransferase; amino-acid sequence: MDVERQNKERTFWDKFARKYDPFMVHRAATYELMIKRIEGFIDSSTDVLEAATGTIALAIAHKSRKVYACDISQEMINVAKEKLAASLISNVEFRVQDAYNLDYTSASVDVVIVSNVLHIMLHPEKALASIHRVLKKDGFLLVGVFCHGNSVKTRIISFFMSLIGFRAYHKWSPQSFNSFLESNNYEIIQNEIFKDKIPLAFVVAKKTGAN